Proteins from one Actinomycetota bacterium genomic window:
- the mraY gene encoding phospho-N-acetylmuramoyl-pentapeptide-transferase — protein MIISRIYYYPTYQLFLTAGLSLLGIVTLIPLWVKILKSRNIGQIVRTDGPQEHLQKQGTPTMGGLLILLVVTFTFLLMSQVRGFSGLSILALLTALSCGLLGFFDDYCKVIKARSLGLRARTKLSWQLIISLVFGWIAVKYLHLSTAVALPLTGITLDLGWFYYIFLFLIVSATTNSVNLTDGLDGLAAGTVTLVMMAYAGIAFRQDCLDLAIFCAAVGGACIGFLWYNSYPADIFMGDTGALGLGGAIAALAVLTKTELFLLLIGGIYVIESLSVIIQVVCFKRLKKRVFKMAPIHHHFEVLGWSETKVMIRFWIVSGALAGLGFALYFITAMKGG, from the coding sequence ATGATAATCTCAAGGATATACTATTATCCAACCTATCAACTTTTCCTAACCGCCGGTCTTTCCCTTTTGGGGATTGTCACTCTCATACCCTTGTGGGTAAAGATTTTAAAGTCGAGAAATATTGGACAAATTGTGCGGACCGATGGGCCTCAAGAACATTTACAGAAGCAGGGTACTCCTACCATGGGTGGTCTTCTAATCCTCCTGGTCGTAACCTTCACCTTCCTTCTGATGTCCCAAGTTAGAGGATTTAGTGGACTGAGCATTCTAGCACTGCTGACCGCTTTATCTTGTGGATTATTGGGTTTTTTTGATGATTATTGCAAGGTTATAAAGGCAAGGTCTTTAGGACTTAGAGCCAGAACCAAGCTTTCTTGGCAACTCATTATTTCACTTGTCTTCGGTTGGATAGCTGTAAAATATCTTCATCTTTCGACAGCCGTCGCCCTTCCCCTCACAGGGATCACTCTTGATCTCGGCTGGTTTTATTATATATTTCTTTTCCTCATCGTCTCAGCCACCACGAATAGCGTCAATCTAACGGATGGCCTTGATGGTCTGGCTGCAGGTACGGTAACTTTAGTCATGATGGCCTATGCTGGTATAGCCTTTAGACAGGATTGCCTCGATTTAGCCATTTTTTGTGCAGCTGTGGGCGGAGCTTGCATTGGTTTTCTATGGTATAATTCGTATCCCGCTGATATTTTTATGGGCGATACCGGTGCATTGGGTTTGGGAGGAGCCATCGCAGCTTTAGCCGTTTTGACCAAAACGGAGCTTTTCCTCCTCCTTATAGGGGGTATATACGTCATAGAGTCTCTATCAGTTATCATTCAGGTCGTCTGCTTCAAGCGACTCAAGAAGCGGGTATTCAAGATGGCTCCCATTCACCACCATTTTGAGGTCCTTGGTTGGTCGGAGACAAAGGTGATGATAAGATTTTGGATTGTATCTGGAGCTCTAGCTGGGTTGGGATTCGCTCTGTACTTCATAACTGCTATGAAAGGTGGTTAA
- a CDS encoding DUF5667 domain-containing protein — MMNESDKIVRLAEVLDRCIELLLSGEENMEGCLARYPEFKEELEPLLRTAAFVRAVPLPTPSSTFRITARQRLLKTAEARGRNRMAFVERVTGIKDILMRVAAVILIVILVGSGAVAASARSLPDSPLYPLKIAMERVQLVFAFDDYSKAQLHLKFAKNRLNEIMLLVAQGKEEGLNTALSEMNNEVEKVQAMVETIPANKKMEILRKVIELTEYQGQVLQTVWTKVPDPAKGAIQRAVEVSRRGHEQAESALKKKERIITPPKPKVPRAPKVPDKSRMREETESTPSISPQESEHPQEREEGEYERDSRE, encoded by the coding sequence ATGATGAACGAGAGTGATAAAATCGTTAGGTTAGCAGAGGTTTTGGATAGATGCATAGAACTTCTCCTAAGTGGAGAGGAAAATATGGAGGGATGTTTGGCTCGTTATCCTGAGTTTAAGGAAGAGCTTGAACCTCTACTCCGTACAGCTGCTTTTGTAAGAGCCGTTCCTTTACCCACACCCTCCTCGACGTTTAGAATCACAGCTCGTCAGCGGTTACTCAAAACTGCTGAAGCTAGGGGGCGAAACCGGATGGCTTTTGTCGAGAGAGTCACCGGTATCAAGGATATACTGATGAGGGTAGCCGCGGTTATTCTCATTGTTATCTTGGTGGGAAGCGGAGCGGTTGCAGCTTCTGCTCGGAGTTTACCGGACAGCCCACTTTATCCCCTGAAGATAGCCATGGAACGAGTTCAATTGGTCTTTGCCTTTGATGATTATAGCAAAGCCCAGCTGCATCTAAAATTCGCGAAAAATAGACTCAATGAGATAATGCTATTAGTTGCTCAAGGTAAAGAGGAGGGTCTTAACACCGCATTATCTGAAATGAATAATGAGGTTGAAAAGGTACAAGCCATGGTGGAAACCATCCCTGCGAACAAAAAGATGGAAATTTTACGCAAAGTAATAGAATTAACTGAGTACCAGGGGCAGGTCCTTCAAACGGTATGGACCAAAGTACCCGATCCAGCAAAAGGTGCGATACAAAGGGCCGTTGAAGTCAGCCGAAGGGGCCATGAACAGGCGGAGAGTGCTCTTAAGAAGAAGGAGAGAATTATTACACCTCCGAAACCAAAGGTTCCGAGGGCTCCAAAGGTTCCCGATAAATCGAGGATGAGAGAGGAAACCGAATCCACTCCTTCCATCAGTCCTCAAGAGAGTGAACATCCTCAAGAACGCGAAGAAGGTGAATACGAGAGAGATTCGAGGGAATAA
- the mraZ gene encoding division/cell wall cluster transcriptional repressor MraZ, whose translation MFSGEFHHTLDSTGRLILPAEFRDALADGLFIAKGMEECLFIFSRKEWLQLADKIRLLPLTKKAARQFSRCLFSGAKEGVLDKQGRVLIPEHLRNYAGLNRDVVIIGVSNRLEIWNRENWETYQKQAEKSYAEVAEHLPELSI comes from the coding sequence GTGTTCTCGGGTGAATTTCATCACACATTGGATAGTACAGGACGATTGATACTACCAGCGGAGTTTAGAGATGCTCTCGCGGATGGCTTGTTCATTGCTAAGGGAATGGAAGAATGCTTGTTCATTTTCTCTCGCAAGGAGTGGCTACAGTTGGCGGATAAAATAAGACTTTTGCCATTAACCAAGAAAGCCGCCCGTCAATTTTCTCGCTGCCTCTTTTCGGGGGCGAAAGAAGGGGTTTTAGATAAACAAGGTAGAGTTTTGATCCCCGAGCATCTGAGGAATTACGCTGGCTTAAATAGAGATGTGGTCATAATAGGTGTTTCAAATCGATTGGAGATTTGGAACAGGGAGAATTGGGAAACTTACCAAAAGCAAGCCGAGAAATCTTATGCTGAGGTTGCCGAGCATCTGCCCGAATTGAGTATATAG
- a CDS encoding penicillin-binding protein 2, producing the protein MGNVQSRRKEERRILLLLGIVIIGLLGIATRLIFIQGVEAKKYDTLALKQRLRRIELAPHRGTIYDKDGQELAVSVQRETIYATPYLIKNPLRVASKLSLILGANEEILYKKLTRDCGFVYLARKVDQEKADAVKALEIEGIGFLNENKRYYPCNSVAAQVVGFVGVDNKGLTGLELYYDDLLRGRPGELIVEKDPLGRAIPGGILQLSPPTDGNDITLTLDRDIQFKTEEALKKGVEKFHAKSGLAIVMNPKTGEIYAMANYPSFDLNNFSKTSSEVIRNRAVTDIYEPGSTVKAIIASAALEERLFTPKNIFYLPSTIKVSNKVIREAHPGPPRNFTFTQIVTESSNVGAVTIGLKLGRERIYKYLSAFGLTDKSGIDFPGESKGYVPPPDKWYGTTIANIPFGQGLSATPLLIIQAISIIANDGLKVRPHLLSSIISPQGRVIKTFSRDPGEKVLSSKTARQMRGILEQAVNVGTGKTARIPGYRVAGKTGTAQKVKKYGRGYESGKYIASFVGFVPAQDPQLIVLVVIDEPQDAIWGGVVAAPIFKEIAEFSLRQLRIAP; encoded by the coding sequence ATGGGAAACGTCCAGTCGCGTAGGAAGGAGGAGCGAAGAATACTTCTCCTTCTTGGTATCGTTATTATTGGTCTATTGGGGATTGCTACCCGCCTTATCTTTATTCAGGGAGTTGAAGCCAAGAAATACGATACTTTAGCTCTCAAGCAGCGCCTAAGACGCATTGAGTTAGCTCCTCACCGAGGCACGATTTATGATAAAGATGGCCAGGAACTGGCGGTAAGTGTTCAGAGGGAAACGATTTATGCCACCCCCTACCTCATCAAAAATCCCCTTCGTGTTGCATCAAAACTTTCTCTCATTCTTGGTGCGAATGAAGAGATTCTTTACAAAAAGCTAACCAGAGATTGTGGCTTTGTTTACCTCGCTCGCAAAGTTGATCAGGAGAAAGCCGATGCCGTAAAGGCATTGGAGATTGAGGGGATAGGATTTTTAAATGAGAATAAAAGATACTATCCATGTAATTCCGTTGCTGCTCAAGTTGTAGGGTTTGTTGGCGTTGATAATAAGGGTCTCACCGGACTCGAACTCTATTACGATGATCTTTTGCGAGGTAGACCAGGTGAGCTTATTGTCGAGAAGGATCCCTTAGGAAGGGCTATACCCGGGGGGATTTTACAGTTATCGCCCCCCACAGACGGAAATGACATAACGCTCACACTGGATAGGGATATTCAGTTTAAAACTGAGGAGGCTCTTAAGAAGGGTGTTGAAAAATTCCATGCGAAGAGCGGCCTTGCCATCGTCATGAATCCCAAAACTGGGGAAATTTACGCCATGGCTAATTATCCATCCTTTGATTTGAATAATTTCTCAAAGACGAGCTCTGAGGTTATACGGAATCGAGCGGTTACCGACATTTATGAACCCGGCTCCACGGTAAAAGCGATCATCGCCTCCGCTGCTCTGGAGGAGAGATTATTTACACCGAAAAACATTTTTTACCTTCCTAGTACCATTAAAGTTTCAAATAAAGTGATTAGGGAAGCTCATCCAGGACCTCCAAGAAATTTCACCTTCACTCAGATTGTCACCGAGTCCAGCAATGTGGGGGCGGTAACCATTGGCTTAAAATTGGGCAGGGAAAGAATCTATAAATATCTTAGCGCCTTTGGTTTGACGGATAAGTCTGGTATCGATTTTCCCGGTGAATCCAAGGGATATGTTCCACCGCCGGATAAATGGTATGGAACGACCATTGCAAATATTCCCTTTGGTCAAGGTTTATCCGCAACTCCTCTGCTGATAATCCAGGCCATTTCCATCATTGCAAATGATGGATTGAAGGTTCGCCCCCATTTGCTTTCCTCCATAATCAGTCCTCAGGGGAGAGTGATAAAAACCTTTTCTAGAGATCCGGGTGAAAAGGTTCTCTCTTCTAAAACTGCCCGTCAAATGCGGGGTATTTTGGAACAAGCGGTGAACGTGGGAACCGGTAAGACTGCCAGGATACCCGGTTATCGAGTAGCTGGAAAGACGGGAACCGCTCAGAAAGTCAAAAAATATGGTCGTGGATATGAATCTGGGAAGTACATCGCTTCTTTCGTTGGATTCGTACCAGCCCAGGATCCTCAACTCATCGTCCTCGTAGTTATCGATGAACCCCAGGATGCTATTTGGGGCGGTGTAGTGGCCGCCCCCATTTTTAAAGAGATAGCCGAGTTCAGTCTACGTCAACTTAGGATTGCCCCCTAG
- a CDS encoding MazG nucleotide pyrophosphohydrolase domain-containing protein, whose product MRIFDFQVLIKEIYFEKDNRRGIDGTFVWFTEEVGELARALRSGNTTKLREEFADVLAWLVSLASLCDVNLEEMAMNKYSKGCPKCEQKPCACREF is encoded by the coding sequence ATGAGGATTTTTGATTTTCAAGTCCTTATAAAGGAAATTTATTTTGAAAAGGACAATCGCAGAGGAATTGATGGAACCTTCGTGTGGTTTACCGAAGAAGTCGGGGAGCTGGCTCGAGCTTTAAGATCGGGGAATACCACAAAACTCAGGGAAGAATTCGCTGATGTACTCGCCTGGCTGGTTAGTTTGGCTTCTCTATGCGATGTCAACTTAGAGGAAATGGCAATGAATAAATATAGCAAGGGATGCCCGAAATGTGAGCAAAAACCTTGCGCGTGCAGGGAATTTTGA
- a CDS encoding UDP-N-acetylmuramoyl-L-alanyl-D-glutamate--2,6-diaminopimelate ligase: MKLAELISCVDDILRIEGDCEVDIRSLTHHSKRVKPGDLFVCIKGLKTDGHLYIEEAIANGAVAIVMENWVEIASPVTRILVPNSRRALAHLSHIFYECPSSKLTLVGITGTNGKTTTAHLVESILSEAGYRAGLLGTIQYKIGERIFPVERTTPESCDLQRILGEMVREHVDVVVMEVTSHAIDLHRTDHCQFDVLVFTNLSQDHLDYHHNMEEYFRVKSELFRSNDASCHIVNIDDPYGRRIAEISHSKENYLYGLGPLANIKASRVRLSDKGARFKVLSSGIDYDFSMHLHGLFNVYNALAAVSISLSLKLPLRVIGTGIGKVKSIPGRFEIIDCGQNFTVVVDYAHTPDSLEKVIGTAREITKGKVITVFGCGGDRDRLKRPLMGAVSSRLSDYTIITSDNPRSEDPEEIIAQIEKGIKRETSAEYCKIMDRREAIYRAISLANDGDTVIIAGKGHEVGQIFADKTIPFDDRLVACEILRELRRCSH; encoded by the coding sequence GTGAAATTAGCGGAGTTAATCTCTTGTGTAGATGATATTTTAAGAATCGAAGGGGACTGCGAGGTGGATATAAGAAGTCTCACCCATCATTCTAAAAGGGTTAAGCCCGGAGATCTTTTTGTGTGCATTAAAGGATTGAAGACCGATGGACATCTCTATATAGAAGAAGCCATCGCCAATGGTGCTGTAGCTATTGTCATGGAGAATTGGGTGGAGATTGCTTCCCCCGTCACTCGAATTTTGGTTCCCAATTCCAGAAGAGCTCTGGCTCATCTTTCTCACATTTTCTATGAATGCCCTAGTTCTAAGCTTACTTTAGTGGGGATTACGGGGACCAATGGTAAGACTACCACCGCTCATCTTGTGGAAAGCATTCTCTCCGAGGCGGGATATAGGGCGGGATTATTGGGAACTATCCAATATAAAATTGGGGAAAGGATTTTTCCCGTGGAAAGAACGACTCCAGAGTCCTGTGATCTTCAGAGAATACTGGGGGAAATGGTTCGGGAACATGTAGATGTAGTGGTTATGGAGGTTACCTCTCATGCTATCGACTTACATCGTACTGATCATTGTCAGTTCGATGTTTTGGTTTTTACGAATTTGAGTCAAGATCATCTCGATTATCACCACAATATGGAGGAATATTTCAGGGTAAAGAGTGAGTTATTTAGAAGTAATGATGCTAGTTGCCATATTGTTAATATAGATGATCCTTATGGGCGAAGGATCGCTGAGATTTCTCATTCAAAGGAGAATTACTTATATGGTCTGGGTCCCTTGGCAAATATCAAAGCTTCGCGAGTTAGATTAAGCGATAAAGGGGCAAGATTCAAAGTCTTAAGCTCAGGTATAGACTACGATTTTTCAATGCACCTTCATGGTTTATTCAACGTCTATAATGCTCTAGCAGCGGTTTCAATAAGTCTAAGCCTCAAGCTCCCCCTTAGAGTTATAGGAACTGGTATTGGAAAAGTGAAGAGTATCCCCGGGAGATTTGAGATCATAGATTGTGGTCAAAACTTCACCGTAGTGGTGGATTACGCCCACACGCCGGATAGTTTAGAGAAAGTAATTGGTACAGCACGAGAGATAACAAAGGGAAAGGTGATCACGGTATTTGGATGTGGAGGAGATAGGGACAGACTTAAAAGACCCTTGATGGGTGCAGTGTCGAGTCGCTTGAGCGACTATACCATAATAACCTCCGATAACCCTCGGAGCGAGGATCCGGAGGAGATCATCGCTCAGATTGAGAAGGGAATAAAGCGGGAAACTTCCGCAGAATATTGCAAAATTATGGATAGAAGGGAAGCCATTTATAGGGCTATTTCCCTAGCAAATGATGGGGATACTGTCATAATCGCCGGGAAGGGGCATGAAGTCGGTCAAATATTTGCCGATAAAACCATTCCCTTCGACGATCGCTTGGTGGCTTGTGAAATTTTAAGGGAGTTGAGAAGGTGTTCCCACTAA
- the murF gene encoding UDP-N-acetylmuramoyl-tripeptide--D-alanyl-D-alanine ligase, producing the protein MFPLTVSQVLSATDGELLNGLPQLVINGISIDTRTLKPGDLFIPIKGDHYDGHQFVKCALEKGACGFLTRRWDKAFKNTLGELKGETIVIRVEDGLRALQSLAWYLRGQLRVEVIGITGSTGKTCTKDMLASVLSQRMRVVWSERNYNNEIGVPLTILRAKQDTQILIVEMAMRGLGQIGELAEIAHPTIGLVTNVGKTHFEFLGSEELIAQAKSELVEAIPEDGTIFLNQDDLWTERLRSSARGRVITYGLSELSNFRACDISVDSMGRPSFKILSNRGNIWVNLPVLGRHNVYNALATSAIASHLGLPLKDIKNGLETCTLSGMRMQLLTTPKGITILNDAYNANPTSMRAALIALGDIRSQSRKIAVLGDMLELGEITDVSHFELGKFVKEVGVNTLITVGESGKRIAEGALQSGMDAREVISCNTPTEAALILNRMLEPGDIVLVKASRAMKLEEVAESLL; encoded by the coding sequence GTGTTCCCACTAACTGTATCTCAGGTTCTATCAGCCACAGATGGGGAACTTTTGAATGGCCTGCCTCAGCTGGTCATAAACGGTATTAGCATCGATACTCGCACCTTGAAGCCGGGTGATTTATTCATTCCCATTAAAGGCGATCATTACGATGGTCATCAGTTTGTCAAGTGTGCTTTGGAGAAAGGAGCTTGTGGCTTCCTCACCCGAAGGTGGGATAAGGCTTTTAAGAATACCTTGGGCGAGTTAAAGGGGGAAACAATCGTAATAAGGGTTGAGGATGGTCTAAGGGCTCTTCAGAGTTTAGCGTGGTATTTGCGAGGGCAGCTAAGAGTCGAGGTCATTGGGATCACGGGCAGTACGGGAAAGACTTGCACGAAGGACATGCTCGCCAGCGTGCTATCTCAAAGGATGAGGGTGGTTTGGTCCGAAAGAAACTACAATAACGAAATCGGTGTCCCCCTTACCATTCTTAGAGCCAAGCAAGATACCCAGATACTGATCGTGGAAATGGCCATGCGAGGGTTGGGCCAAATCGGTGAGCTGGCGGAGATTGCCCACCCCACAATAGGATTGGTAACGAATGTAGGGAAAACCCACTTTGAATTCCTAGGTTCTGAGGAGTTAATTGCTCAGGCAAAAAGCGAATTGGTTGAAGCTATACCCGAAGATGGCACCATCTTTCTGAATCAAGATGATCTCTGGACAGAGAGGTTAAGATCCTCAGCACGGGGACGAGTGATCACTTACGGGCTTTCAGAACTTTCAAATTTTCGTGCCTGCGATATTAGTGTGGACTCCATGGGTAGACCTTCCTTTAAAATTCTTTCGAACAGGGGAAATATTTGGGTGAATTTGCCCGTTCTGGGGAGACATAATGTTTACAATGCTCTGGCTACCTCTGCTATAGCTTCCCATTTGGGTCTGCCCCTGAAGGATATCAAAAACGGTTTGGAGACATGCACTTTATCCGGGATGCGGATGCAATTATTGACCACACCTAAGGGAATCACCATTTTAAATGATGCTTACAATGCCAATCCTACCTCCATGAGGGCAGCCCTAATAGCTCTCGGGGATATAAGATCGCAGTCGCGAAAAATAGCCGTTTTGGGAGATATGTTGGAACTGGGAGAGATCACAGACGTCTCCCATTTTGAACTGGGTAAATTTGTGAAAGAGGTGGGAGTGAATACACTCATCACGGTTGGAGAGAGCGGTAAACGAATAGCTGAGGGAGCCTTACAAAGTGGCATGGATGCGAGGGAAGTTATCTCTTGCAATACTCCCACTGAAGCAGCGCTGATTTTGAATCGGATGTTGGAGCCGGGGGATATAGTCTTGGTAAAAGCCTCTCGGGCAATGAAGTTAGAGGAGGTAGCCGAGTCTTTGCTGTAG
- the rsmH gene encoding 16S rRNA (cytosine(1402)-N(4))-methyltransferase RsmH, with the protein MKLFSKRFEHKPVLLAEVLKQLNCRDGSIVVDCTLGGAGHAKAVADLIAPGGLLIGIDVDETAIEAARENARFSQQTKIIRDNFKNLDKILHNLGIHAVDGILFDLGLSSAQLDAPERGFSYRFEAPLDMRMDLSQKLTAADVVNTYTEAELAFIIKRYGEERWASRIAHFIVEARERGPVKTTTQLVGIIKDAIPASARRKGGHPARRTFQALRIEVNKELESLDKAIRDAVKWLKPGGRIVVISYHSLEDRIVKDTFKELARGCICPPSIPICQCGRKSSIKILTRRPIKPGPEEIEANPRADSARLRAAEKIPLPAGR; encoded by the coding sequence ATCAAACTTTTTTCAAAAAGGTTTGAGCATAAACCGGTTTTGCTGGCTGAAGTCCTGAAGCAACTTAATTGCAGGGATGGCAGCATCGTCGTAGATTGCACCTTAGGCGGGGCAGGACACGCAAAGGCGGTTGCAGATTTAATCGCACCAGGAGGTCTCTTAATAGGGATTGATGTAGATGAAACAGCAATTGAAGCAGCAAGAGAAAATGCACGCTTCAGCCAGCAAACCAAAATAATTAGGGACAATTTTAAAAATCTCGATAAAATCCTTCACAATTTAGGTATTCATGCGGTAGATGGCATTCTCTTTGATCTCGGTCTTTCCTCGGCTCAATTGGATGCGCCCGAAAGAGGTTTCAGTTATAGATTTGAAGCTCCCTTGGATATGCGAATGGATCTTTCACAGAAGTTAACCGCTGCGGATGTGGTAAATACATACACTGAGGCAGAATTAGCATTCATTATCAAAAGATATGGGGAGGAGAGATGGGCATCTAGAATTGCTCACTTCATAGTAGAAGCTAGGGAAAGGGGACCGGTCAAAACAACCACTCAACTTGTGGGGATCATAAAAGATGCAATTCCCGCTTCGGCTCGTCGTAAAGGAGGACATCCGGCTAGAAGAACTTTCCAGGCTCTGAGGATAGAGGTCAACAAAGAGCTCGAGAGTTTGGATAAAGCCATAAGGGATGCGGTTAAGTGGCTTAAACCCGGTGGTCGGATAGTAGTCATATCTTACCACTCCTTGGAGGATAGGATCGTTAAGGATACTTTCAAGGAGTTGGCAAGGGGTTGTATATGTCCACCTTCGATACCAATTTGCCAATGTGGCAGAAAATCTTCGATCAAGATTTTAACGAGGAGACCCATAAAGCCAGGTCCTGAAGAAATTGAAGCAAATCCGCGGGCGGATAGCGCAAGATTACGCGCAGCGGAAAAGATACCTCTACCGGCAGGCAGGTAA
- a CDS encoding sigma-70 family RNA polymerase sigma factor, whose product MTPLKTAQDLKDIVERAKVGDGEAFGMLYDIYFDRVYGYIYYKVGDPTEAEDLTERVFLKALEAIDKFSWRGVPFSSWLFRIARNLMIDYYRTRSRSTMIPVSDRIQTIDREDPEEIAIRKFSYEKLYAAISRLTEEQQEVIILKFFMNLSNAGIARTLNKTEGAIKALQHRALHSLYRILKGESNDERE is encoded by the coding sequence ATGACACCTTTAAAGACGGCACAAGACTTAAAGGACATTGTGGAACGAGCAAAGGTAGGAGATGGTGAAGCTTTTGGGATGTTATACGATATCTATTTCGATCGCGTTTATGGATACATTTACTATAAGGTGGGTGATCCCACGGAGGCTGAGGATCTCACGGAAAGAGTTTTCCTGAAAGCCTTGGAAGCGATCGACAAATTTAGTTGGAGAGGAGTTCCTTTTTCATCGTGGTTGTTCAGAATAGCTCGCAATTTAATGATCGATTATTACCGAACGAGGTCGAGGTCAACCATGATACCCGTGAGTGATCGGATCCAAACCATTGATCGTGAGGATCCAGAGGAGATAGCGATAAGGAAATTTTCCTATGAAAAATTGTATGCTGCCATATCGAGGTTAACTGAAGAGCAACAGGAGGTAATCATCCTTAAGTTCTTCATGAATCTTTCGAATGCGGGAATAGCCCGAACATTGAATAAGACCGAGGGGGCAATAAAAGCTCTTCAGCATAGAGCCCTACACTCGCTGTATCGAATTTTGAAGGGAGAATCCAATGATGAACGAGAGTGA
- a CDS encoding class E sortase gives MRTKFLKPLGKLFIVIGVLILLYLIFTDIYAAFEQRKLVQEWRGGSKDSLPSAKDSLPSMIPPLSEGEKKVIQNLPEPRDKKPISVRAFARLVIPKIGLDVIVVEGTTWEALRKGPGHLEGSALPGDKGNCVISGHRVTYSAPFRRLNELKLGDEVLIYSLSRESPWRYMVVAKKIVKPTDVSAIKPTEDPRLTLTSCHPPHSVRQRLIIIAELSSQSEH, from the coding sequence ATGAGGACAAAATTTTTGAAGCCTCTTGGAAAATTATTCATAGTCATTGGTGTTTTGATACTCCTGTATTTAATATTCACGGATATCTATGCAGCCTTTGAGCAACGAAAGCTCGTTCAAGAGTGGAGAGGCGGATCCAAGGATTCGTTGCCTTCAGCGAAGGACTCTCTACCTTCAATGATTCCTCCTCTTTCGGAGGGTGAAAAAAAGGTTATTCAAAATCTCCCAGAGCCACGAGATAAAAAACCTATAAGTGTACGGGCATTCGCTAGATTAGTTATTCCTAAAATAGGGTTGGATGTCATCGTGGTTGAAGGTACCACTTGGGAAGCTCTCAGGAAGGGACCTGGTCACTTGGAAGGCAGCGCTCTCCCGGGTGATAAAGGAAACTGTGTGATATCCGGACACCGTGTGACCTACAGTGCGCCTTTTAGGCGGCTTAACGAGTTGAAATTGGGCGATGAGGTCTTGATTTACTCATTATCTCGCGAATCTCCTTGGAGATATATGGTTGTTGCGAAGAAGATAGTTAAACCCACGGATGTAAGTGCGATCAAGCCCACTGAAGATCCCAGATTAACTTTAACATCTTGCCATCCCCCTCATAGTGTAAGGCAAAGACTCATCATCATTGCTGAGCTTTCTTCCCAGAGCGAGCATTAG